Genomic window (Bradyrhizobium sp. 186):
GCGTATCGTAGTCGTCGCTGAACACGGCGAAATCGCCGACATGCCCCTGTAACGCCATCATGGCGCGCGGAATGAGATGCGTCTCGTTGTCGCGCAACTCGCCGATGCCGCCGGCCGGATCGGCGCCGGCCGCGTTGAAATAGCGCAGGCAGAAGACACCGAAGCCGTAGGCCGAGCGATAGTCGGAGAGCATGCGCTCGATCATCCATTTCGATGCGCCGTAGGGGTTGATGGGCGTGCAGGGAAAGTCCTCCGGCAGTGCCTTGGAGTCGGCGTTGCCATAGACCGCGCCGGTCGAGGAGAACACAATGCGATTGTATCCGGCATCGCGCATGGCCTTGAGCAGCGACAGCGTGCCTTGCACGTTGTTGATGTAGTATTTCTGCGGGTCCGCGACCGACTCTCCGACCAGGCTGGCCGCCGCGAAATGTATCACAGCCGAAACCTTGTGCTCGGCAAAGGTGTGCGCCAGTGCTGCCTCGTCCAGCAGATCACCGGTGACGAGCGCACCCGTGGCAAAGCTGCGATGTCCGGTGGAGAGGTTGTCATAGACGATGGGCTGATAACCCGCCGCGGCCAGCGCCCTGCAGCAATGCGAGCCGATATAGCCGGCGCCTCCGGTGACAAGGACAATCGGTTGGTCGGTCATGTCGTCACTGTTTGCTTCACTTGGGGGCCTTGAGAGATGGTTCCAGTTGATTGATCAATAAGAGGGCGAAGGTCGTGGTCAAACGGTCCGTGCTAGAGCAGGCAGGGGTGAGCGTTCGACGGCGTGTTTGACCCACTACCCACGTGATGCCGAATGGGACTGTTGCGCCGCAGGTCCGCATCGACTTGGTTCGCGTCTCCTCGCTTGTCGTAGAGCTCACGGCTGAATATGCCGGGGCGCACAATATGGACGGGCGCGACGTTCAACTGGTTGCATTTCTGAAAATGGCCTTCAGCAGCGTAGCGGCGCACGCTGGCGGGCTGCTCAGCTGACGCGGGCTTTAGACGCTCCGCTGCACAATCCATTCTGAGCCCACGAATCGAGGTGTGGGGAAAGGGAAAGTCGCTGGAGTGAGCCGCCGGAGATGGCCGCTGTCCACTTCGATAACAACGGCAGAGGGTGATGAGGCAAGCACAGTGCCGTATATGATCGTGGCATGCCCCAAAAGGATAGGCAAATCGATGCCTACTGGCGGAAGGCCTTGCTGCCTGGTGCTGCTCGTCAACCAGACCAAGGCGCCAGTTTGAAGGGTCCAATTGAGAGTGTATGCCGCCCAACTCAATTTCAAACGCCGCGGTTAATTGCCGGCCGTTCGTACGAAGTTTGGATCTCCTAAATTTGATGGATGTCAAAACCGACTCGGTGACAAATTGTCGCCCGCGAGGTGCGCGTCTTCCTATCAGCCGGGACTATCACCTCATCTCGAAGGGATACCTTCCGACCTGTCAAGTGACTTCGGTTCCCCATGGTGATCCGCGGGGGATTACGTCTAGTCCTCGATCTCGGCCGCAATATCCATCGCCTTGAGGTTCCAGCTCCACGAGAGGATCAAAAGCAAAATGACCGGGCAGGCGGTCAAAACTATTGCTTTCAAATGCAGCTCCCGCATGGACTGAAAGAAAAATGGCGCGAACATCATCGTTATCGCAACGATCGCAGTCCCGGCGCTCAGATTGCTAAAGAACCTTGCTCGGATTCTCCGAATCTCGTTGTTGGCCGCCTTCCCCATGATCCGCCTCTGTAAGCTATCTGCGTGCTCTTACTTCCCTAAGCTGGCGGCGCCATAACATTCGCCGGGATCCGCTCACGAGCCAAATAAATGTTGTGGCCCCGCCTTTAGGCTTGGCAAAAGCCGAACATGGCCTGCGCGCCACTAGCGCGCATTTCGCCTAGAGTCATCCTTATCCGAGGGTCATGGGCGCGCAAGCCCAGCCCTCGGCGAGATAGTTACAACCCACGCTTCTAAAATGAGCTTGATGCTGCCGTTGCGGCTTGATTGTCCTTCACTGCCACGGTTCAGCAGCGAAAGCTTCTTCTACCCGCCAGCACAACGCCATCGCGAAATGAACACCTGTGGAATCGCGATCTCAGTAAGCATCTAGGCTCGAAAGCACAATCGCTGTACGCATTAAAATGCGAAGATCCAGCCAGATGCTCCAATTGGTAACATACCAGACGTCGTATTCGACGCGCTTTTTCATCAAGTCGATGGTTGGTGTTTCACCACGGAAGCCGTTGACTTGGGCCCAGCCAGTTAGGCCAGGCTTCACGTGGTGGCGATAAGCGTAGTTACTGATCATCTGATTGTAGTAGTTGTCGTGCGCAAGCGCGTGCGGGCGCGGGCCAACTAACGACATTTCTCCGCGCAGGACATTCCAGAGTTGAGGCAATTCATCGATGCTCGTCCTGCGCAAGAGACGCCCGATCCTGGTAACTCTCGCATCCCGTTTGCTTGCCTGCCTAATCTCGGGGCCATTATCCGAAACCGTCATGCTGCGAAATTTCCAGATATCGAACGGCGTGCCGTTGAAACCGCGTCGTGTTTGACGAAAAATGACGCTGCCCGGGGAGTCCAGCTTGATCAGAATCGCTATTATGATCAGTAGCGGGCCCATGCACAACAGCCCTAGAGAGGCCAAGCTGACATCGAGGCCGCGTTTCAGGGCACGTTCGGCGATTGAAAGAGGGGGCCGCTGGATTTCGATCGCCATCGTGCCGCTGAAGGGCACGAAAGGCCGTGACACGAGGTCCGCGATCGCAAAATCAGGCAGCAAGCGAACGGCATTTGGTACCTGGCGCAACCGTTGGCTCAGCTTTTGTAATGTTGGAAGTTCGTTCCAGTCGAAAGCGAGGAGAAATTCATCTGCTTCCGCCGCACGAGACCCTCGAACGATCTGGAGAACATCCCGGTCCCACGCTGCATCGTCGTGCTGCAACGTCAAATTCAGCACGACGTGATGCACGACCTCAAAACCGTTCTTGCGCAAATCCTTGAAACGGCTGGAGGTGAAATCGAGTGGTCTTGGGCTGAGCAACACGACCCGCCGCTTGAAGGAGTGGCCCTTGGCAAAGGATGAAGTCAAGACGAGGCGCCAGACCGCGCGGTGTGCGCCCAGGCCAATGAGGCCCATTACCGCGAACAAAATGATGGTGAAGCGGGATAGAACGGCCGTTGATTTCAACAGGAATGCAGCAACCGCCAGAATTGTCAGTGACAAGACCCAAACAAGGAGGATCTTGCGCGATTGCCAGCTCGCATTTAGCAGATTGTGACGGTCGTAGCCGCCTTGAACGAAAGCAATCGTGACAAATAGCATGGCCACGATCAAGCCGGCGCCCACTGAAAGCTCCTGGTCGGCCGGAATTCCCATGAGTTCACGATGAGCGAGGTTAGCGCAGATGTAGCTGAGCAGAACCAGCAGGAAATCGCCTGCCATGATGACGATTTGAAACGGTCTTTGCAGCGAAGGGCTACGACCGGTGACTGTAGAAGATAAATGCTTGGAACCGTATGTGGCTGAGGACATCGAGAGCCTCTTTCGAAAAGACTAGCCGCAGCAATGCATTACCCTTAGCGATCATTCGTCCCTCGCGCCCGTAGATCAGCGGAAGGATATTGCTCCATGCGTCTCATGAACTTGACGAATCTCAACCGCGAGATCCGGTGCTTCATGATGAGACAGCAGAAAGAAGGTTCGTGAGCGCAGAGATATGTCATGAGGACGCGACGTCGACGGCCGACCCTTGGTCCATATTCAGAGCGGCTTAATTCGCAAGCTCACCGACATCGGGTGCTTCACACAAGGTGTTATCGAGGTGCCAGGACGCGCAGGCACGGCGATGAGGAATTTGGGGCGCGCCGCGTGCTCGCGGGTTGTGTCGGAAGTGGCGACTCGGTCAACGGTGGAGGGGCGTCCGCAGTAAATTGCGAGGTGCTCCCGGAGAAGAAATAGAGGGTAGACTAGTCTGCTGACAGTTCGACCCAGTTGCTGTTGCCAGCCCCTCGATTGTTAACGCCACTATGCGGCGAATCCGGGGCTCGCCACCAGTCGGCTCCAATGTTGGCGACA
Coding sequences:
- the galE gene encoding UDP-glucose 4-epimerase GalE; its protein translation is MTDQPIVLVTGGAGYIGSHCCRALAAAGYQPIVYDNLSTGHRSFATGALVTGDLLDEAALAHTFAEHKVSAVIHFAAASLVGESVADPQKYYINNVQGTLSLLKAMRDAGYNRIVFSSTGAVYGNADSKALPEDFPCTPINPYGASKWMIERMLSDYRSAYGFGVFCLRYFNAAGADPAGGIGELRDNETHLIPRAMMALQGHVGDFAVFSDDYDTPDGTAIRDYIHVTDLAAAHIAALKLLLEGHAGGSFNLGTGSGFSVREILSAIKQETGREVPHVVKLRRPGDPTFLVANPSAARHVLNFVPRHSDLPTIIRTAWAWHQNAHPLKRA
- a CDS encoding undecaprenyl-phosphate glucose phosphotransferase; protein product: MSSATYGSKHLSSTVTGRSPSLQRPFQIVIMAGDFLLVLLSYICANLAHRELMGIPADQELSVGAGLIVAMLFVTIAFVQGGYDRHNLLNASWQSRKILLVWVLSLTILAVAAFLLKSTAVLSRFTIILFAVMGLIGLGAHRAVWRLVLTSSFAKGHSFKRRVVLLSPRPLDFTSSRFKDLRKNGFEVVHHVVLNLTLQHDDAAWDRDVLQIVRGSRAAEADEFLLAFDWNELPTLQKLSQRLRQVPNAVRLLPDFAIADLVSRPFVPFSGTMAIEIQRPPLSIAERALKRGLDVSLASLGLLCMGPLLIIIAILIKLDSPGSVIFRQTRRGFNGTPFDIWKFRSMTVSDNGPEIRQASKRDARVTRIGRLLRRTSIDELPQLWNVLRGEMSLVGPRPHALAHDNYYNQMISNYAYRHHVKPGLTGWAQVNGFRGETPTIDLMKKRVEYDVWYVTNWSIWLDLRILMRTAIVLSSLDAY